The following proteins are encoded in a genomic region of Sorangiineae bacterium MSr12523:
- a CDS encoding tetratricopeptide repeat protein, with the protein MTMRMKVLVGLVVGAVATVLSAGCSRNNIEAVNLSNEGDKARATNIDEAISKYEQATNLDPTNHRILWKLATAYQKKEAWDKVASTCARAEKLAPKHANYFFLHGYALEQQAVKGPTGWADAKGPLQTAIQLDPNYAEAHFELAQVLLHTDDEAGALQNYTEAIQKKPDETVFYGPLADLYIRLNFFEQADAVLKEAVSFAKPGDKTLFIIRSLAGEVKEVRGDFNGAIADFDAAKAACGACNEKGQQIAFFNLGFAYSKAQPPRKNEAVQQLQKFQNTTCKGAAANRYADECAQAQEILKQLGGS; encoded by the coding sequence ATGACGATGCGCATGAAGGTACTCGTGGGGCTCGTGGTCGGCGCGGTAGCCACGGTTCTCTCCGCAGGCTGCAGCCGGAACAACATCGAGGCGGTGAATCTGTCCAACGAAGGGGACAAGGCGCGCGCGACGAACATCGATGAAGCGATATCGAAGTACGAGCAAGCCACCAATCTCGATCCGACGAACCATCGCATCCTCTGGAAGCTGGCGACGGCCTATCAGAAGAAAGAAGCGTGGGACAAGGTCGCATCGACGTGCGCGCGCGCCGAGAAGCTCGCGCCGAAACACGCCAATTACTTCTTTTTGCATGGCTATGCGCTGGAGCAGCAGGCCGTGAAAGGCCCCACGGGTTGGGCCGATGCGAAGGGCCCGCTCCAGACGGCCATCCAACTCGATCCCAATTACGCGGAAGCGCATTTCGAGTTGGCGCAGGTGCTTTTGCACACCGACGACGAGGCGGGGGCACTTCAAAATTATACCGAGGCGATTCAAAAGAAGCCCGACGAGACGGTGTTCTACGGGCCGCTCGCGGACCTCTACATTCGACTCAACTTCTTCGAGCAAGCTGACGCCGTCCTCAAAGAGGCCGTCTCGTTCGCCAAGCCGGGCGACAAGACGCTCTTCATCATTCGCTCGCTCGCGGGCGAGGTGAAGGAAGTTCGAGGGGACTTCAACGGCGCCATTGCCGACTTCGACGCCGCAAAAGCTGCGTGTGGCGCCTGCAACGAAAAGGGCCAGCAGATTGCGTTCTTCAACCTCGGCTTTGCCTATTCGAAGGCGCAGCCGCCGCGAAAGAACGAAGCCGTGCAGCAACTTCAGAAGTTCCAAAACACGACCTGCAAAGGCGCAGCGGCCAATCGCTACGCCGATGAATGCGCCCAGGCTCAAGAAATCCTCAAGCAGCTTGGCGGGAGCTGA
- a CDS encoding AgmX/PglI C-terminal domain-containing protein, translating into MESQGKPKVALTFALYQGDQLVRRDTIVQDIVVKIGKDPRSHLRVDDELASRMHAVIEVASPGDITLIDLGNEPGTMVNGQRVNKCKIRPGDQIQIGSTLILLESAELAGAGATSQIGQVAPPPPPPAPVPRVQTAVGTGFAPAPPSVDPGYTAPASSDPRGHNPFGGPPSSGGGIAGRDVQTGAAMAAQAAAAQASAAGNPFAANPFAAPPGATPFAAGPPPGASPFAVSAQSPYGHADVDPNAPPGTYTYKLVKSGPEVNPDEVEVAHLAAIEVMILWDTNVLHVSHLTPPRSFFVGEEQMGNIGCDYFIPSETLGTTRAPIVLARGGSAALVILPRTTGTVEIPGQPKLTIADLIQSGRARPSSEISGGYEFELPAGAKAKMELEGSGLVFQVSAVNAGKAPPMGAFAQFEPAAYAFVGLSFLIHMGIVAALAFFMPSMGADDSEAIDRDQILKMQHLLNAAAEREQEQRDTEAVQDNADNKEGGTGTRAKGEEGSMGNPTTKETGHRYGVQGPQDNPDPHIARQAALHEAAEFGMIGLLNVGGGADPNAPTAPWGREDSLGTDPMSARGNMWGDTIGDSFGAGGLGLSGVGEGGGGRGEGIGLGNIGTLGHGAGTGTGQGFGNGHGRLGGSHQTRAPSIRQGTTQVNGRLPPEVIQRIVRQNFGRFRLCYENGMRTNPNLSGRVSVKFVIDRQGAVATASDGGSELPDQGVVQCVVRGFGNLSFPQPEGGIVTVVYPIIFSPGD; encoded by the coding sequence ATGGAAAGCCAAGGTAAGCCCAAGGTTGCGCTCACGTTTGCGCTCTACCAAGGCGATCAGCTCGTTCGTCGCGACACGATCGTCCAAGACATCGTCGTCAAGATCGGCAAGGACCCGCGAAGCCACCTGCGCGTGGACGACGAGCTTGCGTCCCGCATGCACGCGGTCATCGAGGTGGCCTCGCCTGGCGACATCACGCTGATCGATCTCGGCAACGAGCCGGGGACGATGGTGAACGGGCAGCGGGTCAACAAGTGCAAGATCCGCCCGGGCGACCAGATCCAGATCGGCTCCACTTTGATTCTGCTCGAGAGCGCCGAGCTCGCGGGTGCAGGCGCGACGAGCCAGATCGGGCAAGTCGCTCCGCCGCCTCCGCCCCCCGCACCCGTGCCGCGCGTGCAGACCGCGGTGGGGACGGGCTTTGCGCCGGCGCCGCCCTCGGTGGATCCGGGCTACACGGCGCCCGCGTCTTCGGATCCGCGCGGCCACAATCCGTTCGGCGGTCCTCCGTCTTCTGGTGGCGGCATCGCAGGACGCGACGTGCAGACGGGGGCCGCGATGGCTGCCCAGGCTGCGGCTGCCCAGGCATCGGCTGCGGGGAATCCGTTCGCGGCGAATCCGTTTGCGGCACCGCCCGGGGCAACGCCGTTTGCCGCGGGGCCGCCGCCGGGTGCGAGCCCATTCGCGGTGTCCGCGCAATCGCCGTACGGGCACGCGGATGTCGATCCGAATGCGCCGCCCGGCACGTACACGTACAAGCTCGTGAAGAGCGGTCCGGAGGTGAATCCGGACGAGGTCGAGGTTGCGCACCTCGCGGCCATCGAGGTGATGATCCTGTGGGACACCAACGTGCTCCACGTCTCGCACCTCACGCCGCCGCGTTCGTTCTTCGTGGGCGAAGAACAGATGGGCAACATCGGGTGTGACTACTTCATCCCGAGCGAGACCTTGGGAACCACGCGTGCGCCGATCGTGCTCGCGCGCGGGGGTAGCGCCGCGTTGGTGATTCTGCCGCGCACCACGGGCACGGTGGAGATTCCGGGTCAGCCGAAGCTCACCATCGCCGACTTGATCCAATCGGGACGCGCGCGTCCGTCGAGCGAGATCAGCGGTGGGTACGAGTTCGAGCTTCCCGCCGGCGCCAAGGCCAAGATGGAGCTCGAGGGCTCGGGCCTCGTCTTCCAAGTGAGCGCGGTGAATGCCGGCAAGGCTCCGCCGATGGGCGCCTTCGCGCAGTTCGAGCCGGCGGCGTACGCCTTCGTGGGTCTCTCGTTCTTGATCCACATGGGCATCGTGGCGGCGCTCGCGTTCTTCATGCCGAGCATGGGCGCGGACGACAGCGAGGCGATCGATCGGGATCAAATCCTGAAGATGCAGCACTTGCTGAACGCTGCGGCCGAGCGCGAGCAAGAGCAGCGCGACACCGAAGCCGTGCAGGACAACGCCGACAACAAAGAAGGCGGCACCGGCACGCGCGCCAAGGGTGAAGAAGGTTCCATGGGGAACCCGACCACCAAGGAGACGGGCCACCGCTACGGCGTGCAAGGTCCGCAGGACAATCCGGATCCGCACATCGCGCGCCAAGCGGCGCTGCACGAGGCGGCGGAATTCGGCATGATCGGTCTCCTCAACGTGGGCGGAGGCGCGGATCCCAACGCGCCGACGGCGCCGTGGGGAAGGGAAGACTCGCTCGGGACGGATCCGATGAGCGCCCGCGGCAACATGTGGGGCGACACCATCGGCGATTCGTTCGGCGCCGGCGGCCTGGGTCTCTCGGGCGTTGGTGAAGGCGGCGGCGGCCGCGGCGAAGGCATCGGTCTCGGCAACATCGGGACCCTGGGCCATGGTGCGGGAACCGGCACAGGCCAGGGCTTCGGCAATGGTCACGGTCGTTTGGGTGGTTCGCACCAGACGAGGGCACCGAGCATCCGTCAGGGCACCACGCAAGTGAACGGGCGTCTGCCGCCCGAGGTCATTCAGCGTATCGTTCGCCAGAACTTCGGCCGCTTCCGTCTCTGCTACGAGAACGGGATGCGCACCAACCCGAACTTGTCGGGTCGCGTTTCGGTCAAGTTCGTCATCGACCGCCAAGGCGCGGTCGCCACGGCCTCCGATGGAGGTTCGGAGCTTCCGGATCAGGGCGTCGTTCAATGCGTCGTCCGCGGGTTCGGAAATCTGTCCTTCCCTCAGCCCGAGGGCGGCATCGTCACCGTCGTGTACCCGATCATCTTCAGCCCGGGCGACTGA
- a CDS encoding tetratricopeptide repeat protein, whose protein sequence is MNKVIAFGLGLLSIAVVHSSAMPVAAAETAGGACINDAARKELTACPGAGPKEFDVGKHGNQPHVNFRGVAPVDGKKKGEIKPGAPTESIPRDERKSRLQARARALLVTEIQGLESLFASTPKSSPDRVELARRLSEDYVELESAAFKEKTQAEIDRDTLKKTNPAGAGQKQTQANSAAQIMNGARGKAQNYYSLIKNEYPNYSKLDEVLYYLAYEYEQANDNANARKVYLELINKRPDSKYVPNAYLAFGELFFNEAMGDPSKWDLAAQAYTEVIKYPPEKNKVYGYAWYKLGYVFWNQSQFEKALNAFKKTIDWGNTYKEQPGASKLADAARKDTIPVYALKGNPAAAYNYFHNISGDTPGSDTKTFQMMDDLGVNYLDTGHYPEAITLYRDLMSRDRNGDKHCVYQAHITEATLAMKSGNKDLVKTELDNQLKNYNEFKNANHTAESKKECANKTAALLTETGMAWHLEAVGSQGQRGTGDQKAMTLAAYLYKKIGETWNAQDFSTFEFPRIVKEDWPTLYKIRYAMADLLYFQQKWAECGPAFDAVVAENPTGPDAPEAAYASVLCYQNIYEATHKGDTDKKGMGNAPGQAKQSEAQKKAEDDARLRPKPLTDNQKGMITAFNRYICYIKPVDAQGQDQLVEVKYARARTYFEAQHWEEAAAAFREIALQNADKDVGIYAAQLYLEAINVIGSHSNPPRPACYDDMQNDVPKFVELYCTGEKEKKNADQCVSLTKVSCDIQRLKAQKLVELADKGGPNAVQTYEQAGNTYFELWRRFGEAQLSQGQPGQCERLDEILYNSAKAFQAARLVAKAIKARMTLLDPRYKMDKSDLAKKATYEIGGNYQAIAVYDQAAEWFEKFAKENPKYEKADQALSDATVLRLGLGDEEAGIKDAEMFRKNYGASKPTQAATIAFAIGAHYAEKEDWDKAQKALEDSIGYIDRNAAPDIQVQAHATLARAYLKVRHQNKDRSHADYAKVRKIWENPADAVRKINDSYPNEDEAQKQKRVGKALNAVGEAYFAAAEELKKETVDKIKFPVYRGSGTKEDVVRHINTRVKEWLEKKGPAIEKAAAEYKKIVDLQPDAPPKWVIAAGSRVGLMWGDFVDSFRAAPIPESWKKDAEMRGVYFDALDAKSEPIKVQRAKPALVTCLTYSVKFQYFDQYSRSCEEWLAKNYKAEYHVVDELRGAPTLSNSGLDDKPPPLTIGGLIWHPQNTGPAEKVAASSVAAPSDDQKADAKKGDKAGGGKGGVKASANAGAGGGGGAKPPKGATVRPLPGGKKK, encoded by the coding sequence ATGAATAAGGTCATCGCGTTCGGGCTCGGGCTGCTGTCCATCGCCGTGGTGCACTCCAGCGCCATGCCCGTGGCGGCAGCAGAGACTGCGGGCGGCGCGTGCATCAACGATGCTGCACGCAAAGAGCTCACCGCATGTCCGGGGGCCGGCCCGAAGGAGTTCGACGTCGGGAAGCACGGCAATCAGCCGCATGTCAATTTCCGCGGCGTCGCCCCCGTCGATGGGAAAAAGAAGGGCGAAATCAAGCCGGGGGCCCCGACGGAATCGATTCCCCGCGATGAACGAAAGAGCCGCCTGCAGGCGCGTGCGCGCGCCCTGTTGGTGACGGAAATCCAGGGGCTGGAAAGCCTCTTCGCGTCGACGCCAAAGAGCTCGCCCGACCGGGTCGAGCTCGCGCGCCGTTTGTCGGAGGACTACGTCGAGCTCGAAAGCGCCGCCTTCAAAGAGAAGACGCAGGCCGAGATCGACCGCGACACGCTGAAGAAGACGAATCCGGCGGGCGCGGGGCAAAAGCAGACGCAAGCCAACTCCGCTGCGCAGATCATGAACGGCGCCCGCGGCAAGGCGCAGAATTACTACTCGCTCATCAAGAACGAGTACCCGAACTACTCGAAGCTGGACGAGGTCCTCTACTACCTCGCCTACGAGTACGAGCAGGCGAACGACAACGCCAATGCGCGAAAAGTCTATCTCGAGCTGATTAATAAGCGCCCCGATTCGAAGTACGTTCCCAATGCGTACCTCGCCTTCGGTGAGCTCTTCTTCAACGAGGCGATGGGCGATCCCAGCAAGTGGGATCTGGCCGCGCAGGCGTACACGGAAGTCATCAAGTACCCGCCCGAGAAGAACAAGGTGTACGGGTATGCCTGGTACAAGCTCGGGTACGTCTTCTGGAACCAGTCGCAGTTCGAGAAGGCGCTGAACGCCTTCAAGAAGACGATCGACTGGGGCAACACGTACAAAGAGCAGCCGGGCGCCAGCAAGCTGGCCGATGCCGCGCGCAAGGACACGATTCCGGTCTACGCGCTCAAGGGCAATCCCGCGGCGGCGTACAATTACTTCCACAACATCTCGGGCGACACGCCAGGCTCGGACACGAAGACGTTCCAGATGATGGACGACCTCGGCGTCAACTACCTGGACACGGGCCACTACCCCGAGGCCATCACGCTCTACCGCGACTTGATGAGCCGCGATCGCAACGGTGACAAGCACTGCGTCTACCAGGCGCACATCACCGAGGCGACGCTCGCGATGAAGTCCGGCAACAAGGACTTGGTCAAGACGGAGCTCGACAACCAACTCAAGAACTACAACGAGTTCAAGAACGCGAACCACACCGCCGAGTCGAAGAAGGAGTGCGCGAACAAGACCGCAGCGCTGCTCACCGAGACGGGCATGGCCTGGCACTTGGAGGCCGTCGGTTCGCAAGGCCAGCGCGGTACGGGCGACCAGAAGGCGATGACCTTGGCCGCCTACCTGTACAAGAAGATTGGCGAGACCTGGAACGCGCAGGACTTCTCGACCTTCGAGTTCCCCCGCATCGTCAAGGAAGACTGGCCCACGCTCTACAAGATCCGCTACGCGATGGCGGACCTCCTCTACTTCCAACAGAAGTGGGCGGAGTGCGGTCCGGCGTTCGATGCGGTCGTGGCGGAGAACCCCACGGGACCCGATGCTCCGGAGGCCGCCTACGCCTCGGTGCTCTGCTACCAGAACATCTACGAGGCGACGCACAAGGGCGACACCGACAAGAAGGGCATGGGCAATGCGCCCGGCCAGGCGAAGCAGAGCGAGGCCCAGAAGAAGGCCGAGGACGATGCGCGCCTTCGACCCAAGCCGCTGACCGACAACCAGAAGGGGATGATCACCGCCTTCAATCGGTACATCTGCTACATCAAGCCGGTCGACGCGCAGGGCCAGGACCAGCTCGTCGAGGTGAAGTACGCCCGCGCGCGTACCTACTTCGAGGCGCAGCACTGGGAGGAAGCCGCGGCCGCGTTCCGCGAGATTGCGCTGCAGAATGCCGACAAGGACGTCGGGATTTACGCCGCGCAGCTTTACCTCGAGGCCATCAACGTCATCGGCTCGCACTCCAATCCGCCGCGTCCGGCCTGCTACGACGACATGCAGAACGACGTGCCGAAGTTCGTCGAGCTGTATTGCACGGGTGAGAAAGAGAAGAAGAACGCCGACCAGTGCGTGTCGCTCACCAAGGTGAGCTGCGACATCCAGCGCTTGAAGGCGCAGAAGCTCGTGGAGCTTGCGGACAAAGGCGGACCCAACGCAGTTCAGACCTACGAGCAAGCGGGCAACACGTACTTCGAGTTGTGGCGGCGCTTCGGCGAGGCCCAGTTGAGCCAAGGACAACCCGGCCAGTGCGAGCGCCTGGACGAGATCCTCTACAACTCGGCCAAGGCATTCCAGGCGGCCCGTCTCGTGGCGAAGGCCATCAAGGCGCGCATGACCTTGCTCGACCCGCGCTACAAGATGGACAAGTCGGACCTGGCGAAGAAGGCCACGTACGAGATCGGTGGGAACTACCAGGCCATCGCGGTCTACGACCAAGCCGCGGAGTGGTTCGAGAAGTTCGCCAAGGAGAATCCCAAGTACGAGAAGGCCGACCAGGCTCTTTCGGACGCCACCGTGCTCCGTCTCGGATTGGGCGACGAGGAGGCGGGCATCAAGGACGCGGAGATGTTCCGCAAGAACTACGGTGCGAGCAAGCCGACGCAGGCCGCGACCATCGCCTTCGCCATCGGCGCGCACTACGCCGAGAAGGAAGATTGGGACAAAGCGCAGAAGGCGCTCGAAGACTCGATCGGCTACATCGATCGCAACGCGGCGCCGGACATCCAGGTGCAGGCGCACGCGACCCTGGCCCGGGCGTACTTGAAGGTGCGCCACCAGAACAAGGATCGTTCGCACGCGGACTACGCGAAGGTGCGCAAGATCTGGGAGAACCCCGCGGACGCGGTGCGCAAGATCAACGATTCGTACCCGAACGAGGACGAGGCGCAGAAGCAAAAGCGCGTCGGCAAGGCCCTCAATGCCGTGGGCGAGGCGTACTTCGCGGCGGCCGAGGAGCTGAAGAAGGAGACGGTCGACAAGATCAAGTTCCCCGTCTACCGCGGCTCGGGCACCAAAGAAGACGTGGTTCGCCACATCAACACGCGCGTCAAGGAGTGGCTCGAGAAGAAGGGCCCGGCCATCGAGAAGGCGGCCGCCGAGTACAAGAAGATCGTCGACCTGCAGCCCGATGCTCCGCCGAAGTGGGTCATCGCGGCCGGCTCGCGCGTCGGTCTGATGTGGGGTGACTTCGTCGACTCGTTCCGCGCCGCTCCCATTCCGGAGTCGTGGAAGAAGGACGCGGAGATGCGCGGCGTGTACTTCGACGCACTCGACGCGAAGAGTGAGCCCATCAAGGTGCAGCGCGCGAAGCCCGCGCTGGTCACGTGCCTCACCTACTCGGTGAAGTTCCAGTACTTCGACCAATACTCGCGTAGCTGCGAGGAGTGGCTCGCGAAGAACTACAAGGCCGAATACCACGTCGTCGACGAGCTGCGCGGTGCGCCGACCCTGTCGAACAGTGGTCTCGATGACAAGCCGCCGCCGCTCACCATCGGCGGGTTGATCTGGCACCCGCAGAACACGGGCCCCGCGGAGAAGGTGGCCGCGAGCAGCGTGGCGGCTCCGTCGGATGATCAGAAGGCGGACGCGAAGAAGGGCGACAAGGCTGGCGGCGGCAAAGGCGGGGTGAAGGCCTCGGCCAATGCAGGCGCCGGCGGTGGTGGCGGGGCGAAGCCGCCGAAGGGCGCGACGGTTCGGCCTCTACCCGGTGGGAAGAAGAAGTGA
- a CDS encoding YraN family protein, with amino-acid sequence MPRARPPAAVEKQARRLGASKKAEDAVVEYLQAQGFDVAARNLRLGHLEVDIVGLRDGLAVLVEVRTRGATAYEKPLASVAGKKKMRLLHAADRLWRGYLSKRPDVARMRIDVAGVTFGVDGSVHIEYIPGAITA; translated from the coding sequence ATGCCGCGAGCAAGGCCGCCTGCGGCGGTTGAAAAGCAGGCGCGCCGTCTCGGCGCGTCGAAGAAAGCAGAAGACGCGGTCGTCGAGTACTTGCAGGCGCAAGGATTCGACGTCGCCGCGCGAAACCTGAGACTGGGCCATCTGGAGGTCGACATCGTCGGCCTTCGAGATGGCCTTGCTGTTTTGGTGGAAGTGCGAACCCGCGGCGCCACCGCCTACGAGAAGCCGCTCGCGAGCGTCGCAGGAAAGAAGAAAATGCGCCTGCTCCACGCCGCCGACCGCTTATGGCGCGGCTACTTATCCAAGCGCCCCGACGTTGCACGCATGCGCATCGACGTTGCAGGCGTCACGTTCGGCGTCGATGGGAGCGTCCACATCGAGTACATCCCCGGCGCCATCACGGCTTAG
- a CDS encoding HEAT repeat domain-containing protein yields MLSTLMNGKRGLALAWMMGLSVLLLVAAPSRVHAEDRTQFLITRLQYPPAAGVADDFRIRTSAALGLGSLADVAERDKAITPLCQSLSSDPSDIVRQSVAAALKRLNRPSAASCVRNRLANEGNAQVKMQLQRTLDALEGSSGSGGGGGGSPASSSGPWTPKFVQNARYYVAISAITNNTGRPIEEVERAILPALRGKIESLGGYQLAPAKEGMDAARATISKRKLKGYYLAISVEKFDYAGGNLRVRVKCAVFDYPGKNLRGEVPAGLTQAGVRPGDHSAEQNLMGMAAERAAELFAQNFQ; encoded by the coding sequence TTGCTCAGCACGTTGATGAACGGAAAGCGCGGGCTCGCGTTGGCGTGGATGATGGGACTTTCCGTCCTTTTGCTCGTCGCCGCTCCGAGCCGCGTCCATGCGGAAGATCGGACGCAGTTCCTCATCACGCGGCTGCAGTACCCGCCTGCGGCCGGCGTTGCGGACGACTTCCGTATCCGCACGAGTGCCGCACTCGGCCTGGGCTCCCTCGCGGACGTTGCCGAACGGGACAAAGCCATCACGCCTCTCTGCCAATCGCTCTCCTCCGATCCGAGCGACATCGTGCGCCAATCGGTCGCGGCCGCGCTCAAGCGCCTGAATCGGCCATCCGCGGCGAGCTGCGTGCGCAACCGCCTCGCCAACGAGGGGAACGCGCAGGTGAAGATGCAGCTTCAACGCACGCTGGATGCGCTGGAGGGATCCTCGGGTAGCGGTGGTGGCGGCGGCGGATCGCCTGCGTCGAGCTCGGGGCCGTGGACGCCCAAATTCGTGCAAAATGCACGTTATTACGTGGCCATCTCGGCCATCACGAACAACACGGGCCGGCCGATCGAAGAAGTGGAGCGCGCCATTCTTCCGGCGCTTCGCGGCAAGATCGAGTCACTGGGCGGCTATCAGCTCGCCCCGGCGAAAGAAGGGATGGACGCGGCCCGCGCGACCATCTCCAAGCGCAAGTTGAAAGGCTACTACTTGGCCATCTCGGTGGAGAAGTTCGACTATGCGGGCGGCAACCTGCGTGTCCGGGTCAAGTGTGCAGTCTTCGACTATCCAGGCAAAAATCTCCGGGGGGAAGTGCCCGCGGGGCTCACACAAGCAGGGGTTCGTCCCGGCGATCATTCGGCGGAGCAGAACTTGATGGGCATGGCCGCAGAACGGGCCGCCGAGCTCTTTGCACAAAATTTCCAGTGA
- a CDS encoding carboxypeptidase-like regulatory domain-containing protein, whose translation MDPFRRLGLILYRARHVRFACVCALVFLSSTGLARHAYAQLRVHVRGAAKIDARAARQNGALVLSGTLKDDLGQALAGETVSVSLARVRGAGDRRTEEALGLEGEQRPTGCEDPPTRPPENTAGALKVDDAGRFCARFPLSADHYVAHLATQGSSLLEGAKTDLEIDLAKRSISLRFDPAPRSLMIDANSLAMDAVATVDETEGGSLAGRMLALRNEKDTALGYASTNAAGRVHFVLDPKKLGAPGPGELRLVYAGDVDTSAGLHIIPIERHTHVTLSVDVAGNATITGIPEDGIPIDVHAKIRGAGDATGGSVEVRLGEHVVGAAPVEKGVAHVVSSFVSPETSSAMLSVRYLPDAPWYEPDEPLSIMVALQGPSPLRQLPLAIAGIAVAAFLVLGRLGRRATRTLPPREAKAPAERPAEARLEVVRPASAAHPRRWTGRVIDAHHGTPITDVRVVIEHATFGQRELAASCVTDDEGRFTLDANRLEQDARLVAEGPFHSAFRQKLPPAGEIEISLVSRKRALLDRLIAWARVRGRPFDQRPEPTPGHVRDVAGGDFATARWAEAVEHAAFSADDVDARAEEDIEKMAPTAAPASKGRAVKLDIPPAQQTQVNPAPSLPRHPPRRGGN comes from the coding sequence GTGGATCCATTTCGTCGTCTTGGCCTCATCCTCTACAGAGCACGTCACGTGCGCTTCGCGTGCGTGTGTGCCCTTGTCTTTCTTTCGTCTACGGGTCTCGCGCGACACGCGTATGCGCAACTGCGCGTGCACGTGCGTGGGGCGGCGAAGATCGACGCGAGGGCCGCGCGTCAAAATGGAGCGCTCGTTCTCTCGGGCACATTGAAGGACGATCTGGGGCAGGCCCTCGCCGGAGAGACCGTGTCGGTTTCACTCGCGCGCGTCCGCGGCGCTGGCGATCGCCGCACGGAGGAAGCGCTGGGCCTGGAAGGTGAGCAACGTCCCACCGGGTGTGAGGATCCACCGACGCGCCCCCCGGAAAATACAGCGGGTGCGCTGAAGGTCGATGATGCAGGGCGCTTCTGCGCGCGTTTTCCGCTGTCGGCCGATCACTACGTGGCCCACCTTGCGACGCAAGGTTCGTCACTTCTCGAAGGGGCGAAAACGGATCTCGAGATCGATCTCGCCAAGCGCTCCATCTCGCTTCGCTTCGATCCCGCACCGCGCTCGCTGATGATCGATGCGAACAGCCTCGCAATGGATGCCGTGGCAACGGTCGACGAGACCGAGGGCGGATCGCTCGCCGGACGCATGCTCGCCTTGCGCAACGAGAAGGACACCGCGCTCGGATATGCGAGCACCAACGCCGCAGGGCGCGTGCACTTCGTTCTCGATCCGAAGAAGCTCGGTGCGCCGGGTCCTGGGGAACTCCGCCTCGTGTACGCGGGCGATGTGGATACCAGCGCGGGCTTGCACATCATCCCCATCGAGCGGCACACGCATGTCACGCTGTCGGTCGATGTCGCGGGCAACGCGACCATCACGGGCATCCCCGAGGATGGCATCCCCATCGACGTGCACGCGAAGATCCGCGGCGCGGGCGATGCCACGGGAGGCAGCGTGGAAGTTCGCCTCGGCGAACACGTCGTCGGCGCAGCACCCGTGGAGAAGGGAGTCGCGCACGTCGTCTCGAGCTTCGTGTCGCCCGAAACATCGAGCGCGATGCTCTCGGTGCGCTACCTGCCCGATGCACCTTGGTACGAGCCGGACGAGCCGCTCTCGATCATGGTGGCGCTCCAAGGTCCGAGTCCGTTGCGGCAACTGCCACTCGCAATTGCGGGGATCGCGGTCGCGGCGTTTTTGGTCCTGGGAAGGCTGGGACGGCGAGCGACACGCACGCTCCCGCCGCGCGAAGCAAAGGCCCCCGCGGAGCGACCGGCCGAGGCACGCCTGGAAGTGGTGCGTCCGGCCAGCGCAGCTCACCCGCGAAGGTGGACCGGTCGCGTGATCGACGCACACCATGGGACGCCCATCACCGATGTGCGGGTGGTCATTGAACATGCCACCTTCGGGCAGCGCGAGCTGGCGGCCAGTTGCGTTACGGACGACGAGGGACGCTTTACCCTCGATGCGAATCGGCTCGAACAAGACGCGCGCTTGGTCGCCGAAGGGCCTTTCCATTCCGCTTTCCGTCAAAAGCTACCGCCTGCCGGTGAAATCGAGATTTCCCTGGTGTCGCGCAAACGGGCCCTGCTCGATCGGCTCATTGCGTGGGCGCGCGTGCGCGGCCGCCCGTTCGATCAGCGTCCCGAGCCGACGCCGGGACACGTGCGCGACGTGGCCGGTGGCGATTTCGCGACCGCGCGCTGGGCGGAAGCGGTCGAACACGCGGCGTTCAGTGCTGACGACGTCGACGCGCGCGCCGAAGAAGACATCGAGAAAATGGCTCCCACGGCCGCTCCCGCCTCCAAAGGCCGGGCGGTGAAACTGGACATCCCTCCAGCGCAGCAAACCCAAGTAAACCCCGCCCCATCCCTACCGAGGCATCCCCCCCGGAGGGGGGGGAACTGA